Proteins co-encoded in one Rhopalosiphum maidis isolate BTI-1 chromosome 2, ASM367621v3, whole genome shotgun sequence genomic window:
- the LOC113553478 gene encoding protein abrupt-like produces MNTSTQYSMRWDDFSSHFTNEFVSLRNDEQFVDVTLCCDDQFIKAHKVILSACSPYFKKILMMNPSKHVTVIMHNVEYELMKTLVDFMYLGEVLVNQNNVDRFFKLAKTFNIKGFQNGFNKNESSILPSLCENVEQDVPKNDVIDSMDNHDDGLFANQLDQLNQLVNPNEIIKRRKIETNYWQQSTETTPSTQPEKQRCHSLDPRPCPECGRQYSSLSNLRQHIELIHKPGCVVCPLCGKTFKNKLYLRRHFISFHEMLPSKVQNTSDPGTPYTSTPLHYQSDQNQQRLQIKEQSNSQQLSSTCFDQSIHPR; encoded by the exons ATGAATACTTCCACACAATACAGTATGCGTTGGGATGATTTTTCATCCCATTTCACAAATGAATTTGTGTCTCTACGGAATGacgaacaattcgttgatgtCACACTATGTTGCGATGATCAATTCATTAAAGCTCacaaagttattttatcaGCATGCAgtccttattttaaaaaaatactcatg ATGAATCCATCAAAACATGTCACAGTTATTATGCACAACGTGGAATATGAACTCATGAAAACTTTAGTTGACTTTATGTATTTAGGAGAAGTActtgtaaatcaaaataatgttgaTAGGTTCTTTAAATTAGCCAAGACATTTAACATAAAAGGATTTCAAAATggattcaataaaaatgaa AGTTCAATTTTGCCTTCCTTATGTGAAAATGTAGAGCAAGATGTGCCAAAAAATGATGTTATTGATTCTATGGATAATCATGATGATGGATTATTTGCTAATCAACTAGATCAACTCAATCAACTTGTGAATccaaatgaaataatt AAACGGagaaaaatagaaacaaattattggCAACAATCTACTGAAACAACTCCATCAACACAACCTGAAAAACAAAGGTGTCATTCTTTGGATCCACGGCCATGTCCAGAGTGTGGTCGTCAATATAGCAGTTTATCTAATTTGAGACaacatattgaattaattcataaacCTGGTTGTGTTGTTTGTCCTTTATGTGgtaaaacattcaaaaataagCTTTACCTACGGCggcattttattagttttcatgAAATGTTACCATCCAAAGTACAAAATACATCTGATCCAGGTACACCTTACACTTCAACTCCATTACATTATCAATCTGATCAAAACCAACAAAGATTACAAATCAAAGAGCAGTCTAATTCTCAACAGTTAAGTTCTACTTGTTTTGATCAAAGTATACATCCACGTTAA
- the LOC113552989 gene encoding ubiquitin-conjugating enzyme E2-17 kDa has product MSTPARRRLMRDFKRLQEDPPTGVSGAPTDNNIMIWNAVIFGPHDTPFEDGTFKLTIEFTEEYPNKAPTVRFVSKMFHPNVYADGGICLDILQNRWSPTYDVSAILTSIQSLLSDPNPNSPANSMAAQLYKENRREYEKRVKACVEQSFID; this is encoded by the exons ATGTCTACGCCAGCTAGGAGAAGATTGATGAGAGATTTCAAAAG ATTGCAGGAAGATCCACCGACTGGTGTAAGTGGAGCACCtactgacaataatattatgatttggaATGCAGTTATATTTGG gcCACATGATACACCATTTGAAGAtggtacatttaaattaactattgagTTCACTGAAGAATATCCAAATAAAGCACCAACAGTAAGATTTGtatcaaaaatgtttcatCCAAATGTATATGCTGATGGTGGTATATGTCTAGACATATTACAAAATAGATGGAGCCCTACATATGATGTATCTGCCATACTAACTTCAATTCAA tcattACTTAGTGATCCAAATCCAAATTCGCCAGCCAATTCAATGGCCGCTCAGTTATACAAGGAAAATCGACGTGAATATGAAAAAAGAGTGAAGGCGTGTGTAGAACAGAGTttcattgattaa
- the LOC113553089 gene encoding CD82 antigen-like produces MALTGCYAFMKHVVTLLNILYLSCGLLLMLLAVWMWVDPTFSLSMVQDEASYYTGVYLILFVGTLLLIVGFLGCAAAISESQCSLVLYFCLLLAVLVAQISAAVWMYANNDKLVELVRYTVKTTVQSEYGSIEGRTETFDAIQSGFECCGASGPSDWAGSKYNNPQTESLELAISSPEQSYKIPASCCKGDPKQCSDAQTAVASGPISELIYSEGCTEKLLYTSRKSMIIFLVLLVAIGSVEFFGLVLALILCCAIRAVNTYKN; encoded by the exons ATGGCGTTGACCGGCTGTTATGCGTTCATGAAACACGTAGTTACCCtcctaaatattttgtatttg tctTGTGGCCTATTGTTAATGCTACTTGCAGTATGGATGTGGGTAGATCCAACATTTTCCTTAAGTATGGTACAAGATGAAGCCAGTTACTATACAGGTGTATATCTTATTCTATTCGTTGGAACATTACTACTAATCGTTGGATTTCTTGGTTGTGCAGCTGCAATAAGTGAATCTCAATGTTCACTCGttctt tatttcTGTTTATTACTTGCTGTTCTTGTGGCTCAAATATCGGCTGCTGTATGGATGTATGCAAATAATGATAAGTTAGTAGAATTAGTTCGATATACTGTTAAAACAACTGTTCAATCAGAGTATGGCTCAATTGAAGGCCGCACAGAAACATTTGATGCTATCCAGAGTGgt ttTGAATGTTGTGGTGCATCAGGCCCATCTGATTGGGCTGGGAGCAAGTATAATAACCCACAGACTGAAAGTCTAGAGCTTGCAATAAGTTCTCCAGAACAATCATACAAAATTCCTGCTTCTTGTTGTAAAGGTGATCCTAAACAATGTTCAGATGCTCAAACAGCCGTAGCTTCGGGACCAATttctgaattaatttattctgag ggATGCACTgagaaattattgtatacttcaCGGAAGAGTATGATCATATTCCTTGTATTACTGGTAGCAATTGGTTCAGTTGAATTTTTTGGTTTAGTTTTggcattaatattatgttgtgctATAAGAGcagtaaatacatacaaaaattaa